One window from the genome of Candidatus Binataceae bacterium encodes:
- a CDS encoding tetratricopeptide repeat protein — MKVSLPTHRLLVMISALCALAFMTAPAAAQSLSDLESEISGIEGQMGAAESSAGTASSVVDRLDKAESDFARLASSGKADKSALVPAYNQLESMLTRISDTYKKKKEDCIASIDQGGQCDYSEPEQVALKAAYPLAWLRFTGATSLFTDNSTEQKKLLNESIDGFTESTLVIVDPTLVAENLLGRAYCERELGKFDHSEYDKAIADFKQIIESAPGSPQAKAARQGLATTYMAMGNAGEAEKYTEGGNTSTGGGQMLQLQALFSAENATRDPAQKAQYHAKLVDALKSKENDKAGFAIDIAASSKFSRNVVEEFGNGDPFEKWLLANILLNRKDENGAAKYFAEAAETGKYPKGYQYAADIYLKQKRYDQAEALLTQIAKGSGGNAEWAASTKFSIARERWDASGQKDANLENQWVAAANEYLSKFPGGSNAPQMRFRLGERLQAQGKYVEAAQMYSQVKGENDYSYTARFNGAECSYKALAAASNKDYKGPKVDIEQLKNQTVSDLQETIKMAPQAERMAAGNQKKFVHDTRGRAILMLADILETEPKIDYPQVASLLEGYEGQYPQMSDHFHDIQEWRITALAQMGKYDEVQRDVASLVEKNKGNMAQNDFIKGLGLDFWKAAETDQANGDEKGFIANAKLTATAYSYFSDMVASGKIPVKNLTGTLSILAQAYQALGEEAKAETIFNQVVKADPGSPDANAGLARIAQAKKDWKDAVTLWTNVESTAAESDNLWYEAKYNLAVVYVAQGNTSEACNKLAQTRAEHPTLGSNEMLHKWDAMQKKLCLDHKG, encoded by the coding sequence ATGAAGGTTTCGCTTCCAACGCATCGCCTGTTGGTGATGATTTCCGCCCTCTGCGCTCTGGCGTTCATGACCGCGCCGGCGGCCGCTCAAAGCCTGTCCGATCTCGAAAGCGAGATCTCCGGCATCGAAGGTCAAATGGGCGCTGCCGAGTCGAGCGCCGGTACGGCAAGCTCGGTCGTCGATCGGCTCGACAAGGCCGAGAGCGATTTCGCGCGCCTCGCGTCGAGCGGCAAGGCCGACAAGAGCGCGCTGGTCCCAGCCTACAATCAGCTCGAGTCCATGCTGACCAGGATCTCCGACACTTACAAAAAGAAGAAGGAAGATTGCATCGCGTCTATCGACCAAGGCGGTCAGTGCGACTACAGCGAGCCTGAACAGGTCGCGCTGAAGGCGGCCTATCCGCTCGCGTGGCTGCGGTTCACGGGCGCGACCTCGCTCTTCACCGACAACTCGACAGAGCAGAAGAAGCTGCTCAACGAGTCGATCGATGGCTTCACCGAGAGCACGCTGGTGATCGTCGATCCGACCCTCGTCGCTGAGAACCTGCTCGGCCGCGCCTATTGCGAGCGCGAGCTCGGCAAGTTCGATCACTCCGAGTACGACAAGGCTATCGCCGACTTCAAACAGATCATCGAATCCGCTCCCGGATCGCCCCAGGCCAAGGCCGCCAGGCAGGGTCTTGCGACCACTTACATGGCGATGGGCAACGCAGGGGAAGCGGAGAAATATACGGAAGGTGGCAACACCTCGACCGGTGGCGGTCAAATGCTTCAGCTTCAGGCCCTGTTCAGCGCTGAGAACGCCACTCGCGATCCTGCGCAGAAAGCCCAGTATCACGCCAAGCTGGTGGACGCTCTGAAATCCAAGGAGAACGACAAGGCAGGCTTTGCGATCGATATCGCGGCTTCGTCGAAGTTCTCCAGGAACGTGGTCGAGGAATTTGGCAATGGCGACCCGTTCGAGAAGTGGCTGCTCGCCAACATCCTGCTCAACCGCAAGGACGAGAACGGCGCGGCCAAGTATTTTGCCGAGGCGGCCGAGACAGGCAAGTATCCCAAAGGCTATCAATACGCCGCTGATATCTACCTCAAACAGAAGCGTTACGATCAGGCTGAGGCGCTACTCACTCAGATCGCAAAGGGCAGCGGCGGCAACGCCGAGTGGGCTGCCTCGACCAAGTTCAGCATCGCGCGCGAGCGATGGGACGCGAGCGGTCAGAAGGACGCCAACCTCGAGAATCAATGGGTTGCCGCCGCCAACGAGTACCTGAGCAAGTTCCCGGGCGGTTCCAACGCGCCGCAGATGCGCTTCCGTCTGGGCGAACGCCTGCAAGCGCAAGGCAAGTATGTCGAAGCGGCCCAAATGTACTCGCAGGTCAAGGGCGAGAACGACTACAGCTACACCGCTCGTTTCAACGGCGCCGAGTGCAGTTACAAGGCGCTCGCTGCTGCCAGCAACAAGGATTATAAGGGCCCCAAGGTCGATATCGAACAACTGAAGAATCAGACCGTCTCCGACCTCCAGGAAACGATCAAGATGGCCCCGCAGGCCGAGCGCATGGCGGCGGGTAATCAGAAGAAGTTCGTCCATGACACTCGAGGCCGCGCGATCCTGATGCTCGCCGATATCCTCGAGACCGAGCCCAAGATCGACTACCCGCAAGTCGCTTCGCTGCTCGAAGGTTACGAAGGTCAGTATCCGCAGATGAGCGACCACTTCCATGATATCCAGGAGTGGCGCATCACGGCCCTCGCGCAGATGGGCAAGTATGATGAAGTGCAGCGCGACGTCGCGTCCCTGGTCGAAAAGAACAAGGGCAACATGGCGCAGAACGACTTCATCAAGGGTCTCGGCCTCGATTTCTGGAAGGCGGCGGAGACCGATCAGGCAAACGGCGACGAGAAGGGCTTCATTGCCAATGCCAAGCTGACGGCAACCGCCTACAGCTACTTCTCCGACATGGTCGCGAGCGGCAAGATCCCGGTGAAGAACCTGACCGGTACGCTGTCGATTCTGGCCCAGGCCTACCAGGCGCTTGGCGAGGAAGCCAAGGCCGAGACGATCTTCAACCAGGTCGTGAAGGCTGATCCGGGTTCGCCCGACGCGAACGCCGGTCTCGCGCGAATCGCGCAGGCCAAGAAGGACTGGAAGGACGCGGTTACGCTGTGGACCAACGTCGAAAGCACCGCGGCTGAATCTGACAACCTGTGGTACGAAGCCAAGTACAACCTGGCGGTCGTTTACGTAGCGCAGGGCAACACGTCCGAGGCTTGTAACAAGCTCGCGCAGACTCGCGCGGAGCATCCCACGCTCGGCTCCAACGAGATGCTCCACAAGTGGGACGCGATGCAGAAGAAGCTGTGCCTCGATCATAAGGGCTAG
- a CDS encoding HAD-IA family hydrolase gives MAEARERRAIFFDAAGTLFESREPVGHAYSRIAREHGLDASVDAVTAGFRHAFGSAPGLAFGPGHDSSRLRHLERGWWRERVRESFAGLGEFRDFDAYFDDLFAYFADPAHWQVDPEAVTTLDRLKSSGLRLGVISNFDHRVYRILDGLGLTGYFDSITISSEAGYAKPRREIFDLALRSLGVEARDAMHVGDSPHLDLAAASEAGMVAALIDPALKGAPAIEGRTARVRSLASAIGVAHIFGFA, from the coding sequence ATGGCCGAGGCTCGCGAGCGGCGCGCGATCTTTTTCGACGCGGCTGGGACGCTGTTCGAATCGCGCGAGCCTGTAGGCCACGCCTACTCGCGAATCGCACGCGAGCATGGTCTCGACGCGTCCGTGGACGCGGTGACCGCCGGGTTTCGCCATGCTTTCGGCTCGGCGCCGGGGCTCGCGTTCGGTCCGGGTCACGATTCGAGCCGCCTGCGGCATCTCGAGCGCGGATGGTGGCGCGAGCGCGTCCGCGAAAGCTTCGCCGGGCTCGGCGAGTTTCGCGACTTCGACGCCTACTTCGACGATCTGTTTGCCTACTTCGCCGATCCAGCCCACTGGCAGGTCGATCCTGAAGCGGTAACCACCTTGGATCGTCTAAAATCCAGTGGGTTGCGCCTGGGAGTGATTTCGAACTTCGACCATCGCGTTTACCGAATCCTTGATGGACTCGGTCTGACTGGCTATTTCGATTCTATCACGATTTCATCGGAAGCCGGTTACGCCAAGCCGCGCCGCGAGATCTTCGACCTCGCACTCAGGAGCCTCGGCGTCGAGGCGCGCGACGCCATGCACGTCGGCGATTCGCCCCATCTCGATCTCGCCGCCGCCAGCGAAGCGGGGATGGTCGCGGCGCTGATCGACCCGGCTCTCAAGGGCGCGCCCGCGATCGAAGGCCGGACGGCGCGTGTAAGGTCGCTTGCGTCTGCGATCGGTGTTGCGCATATATTCGGATTTGCTTGA
- a CDS encoding VOC family protein — translation MALPEGVRMRFDHVSIAVRSIDRALEFFQKYFPVTIREPKTLDEQVSGSFYFQSIHLGGFAVELIEDLPNKPGFVTKFIERHGEGMHHLSIEVNHLEPIIAPLKADGYRIVDEMTMPSGSATAFISPRAAFGALIQFWQVPDFDTPHPKPAPDGLAYFDHVSLAVKDITAAYDFFGKYLGGKSARDIHVSNSEGNFQLGNMEVAGFKLEFIASPPHAVQNDFVAKFINRYGEGMHHISMDIKDFDGMRDRLKRDGIRVVDEKRNWRGERQFFISPSSAFGVLIQVWDGLK, via the coding sequence ATGGCTTTACCTGAGGGAGTCAGGATGCGATTCGATCACGTATCGATTGCGGTGCGTTCAATCGATCGCGCGCTCGAATTTTTCCAGAAGTATTTTCCGGTCACGATTCGCGAGCCCAAGACTCTCGACGAGCAGGTCAGCGGCTCCTTCTATTTTCAGAGCATCCATCTCGGTGGTTTCGCGGTTGAACTGATTGAAGATCTGCCGAACAAGCCCGGCTTCGTGACGAAGTTTATCGAGCGGCATGGCGAGGGGATGCATCATCTGTCGATCGAAGTGAACCATCTCGAGCCGATCATCGCGCCGCTCAAGGCCGACGGCTATCGAATCGTCGATGAGATGACGATGCCGAGCGGCTCGGCGACCGCATTCATCTCGCCGCGCGCGGCGTTCGGCGCGCTTATCCAGTTCTGGCAGGTGCCCGACTTCGACACCCCGCATCCCAAGCCCGCGCCTGACGGCCTGGCGTATTTCGACCACGTCTCGCTCGCGGTCAAGGACATCACGGCCGCGTACGATTTCTTCGGCAAATATCTCGGCGGCAAGTCGGCGCGCGACATTCACGTGAGCAACTCGGAAGGAAACTTTCAGCTCGGCAACATGGAAGTAGCGGGCTTCAAGCTGGAGTTTATCGCAAGCCCGCCGCATGCCGTGCAGAACGACTTCGTTGCGAAGTTCATCAATCGCTACGGCGAAGGGATGCATCACATCTCGATGGACATCAAGGATTTCGACGGAATGCGCGATCGGCTGAAGCGCGACGGAATCCGCGTCGTGGACGAGAAGCGCAACTGGCGCGGCGAGCGGCAGTTCTTCATCTCGCCCAGCTCCGCGTTCGGCGTATTGATCCAAGTCTGGGACGGCCTGAAGTAG
- a CDS encoding metallophosphoesterase: protein MFAKFRSELLARRMKFVSIGDIHMATRNLERMGEVLRDCDLMILAGDLTNFGGAADSGKVLAEARRACPNLLAVPGNLDQRETFAFLENEKVAIHGKGIVLDGVALFGCGGSNISPFNTPTEFTEDEIYATLAQGYAQVADLRPLVMICHAPPFETKCDRLMNGTPVGSKAARRFIEEVKPDICISGHIHESAAEDAIGPTKIFNAGPFKGGGYVVVRAEGRRLDARLEFL, encoded by the coding sequence ATGTTCGCTAAATTTCGTAGCGAACTGCTGGCCAGGCGCATGAAATTCGTTTCGATTGGCGACATTCATATGGCGACGCGCAACCTCGAGCGGATGGGCGAGGTGCTGCGCGATTGCGATCTCATGATCCTGGCGGGTGATCTGACGAATTTCGGCGGCGCCGCGGATAGCGGAAAGGTACTCGCCGAGGCGCGGCGGGCGTGCCCTAACCTGCTCGCGGTGCCGGGAAATCTCGATCAGCGCGAGACTTTTGCGTTTCTTGAAAACGAGAAGGTTGCGATTCACGGAAAGGGGATCGTCCTCGATGGCGTCGCGCTCTTCGGATGCGGTGGGTCGAACATCTCGCCGTTCAACACGCCAACGGAATTCACCGAAGATGAAATCTACGCGACGCTCGCACAGGGCTACGCCCAGGTCGCCGACCTTCGGCCTCTCGTGATGATCTGTCATGCGCCGCCATTCGAGACCAAATGCGATCGCCTGATGAACGGCACTCCTGTCGGCAGCAAGGCGGCGCGCCGCTTTATCGAGGAAGTGAAGCCGGACATCTGTATATCGGGACATATTCATGAGTCGGCCGCCGAAGACGCGATCGGACCGACGAAGATTTTCAATGCGGGCCCGTTCAAGGGCGGCGGCTATGTGGTCGTGCGGGCCGAGGGCCGGCGGCTTGACGCGAGGCTCGAATTTCTTTGA
- a CDS encoding RNA methyltransferase translates to MDKSRSFDFAFVLCRPQSAGNIGAAARVLKNLGFSDLRLVAPTPRHGGHATAMAVHAKDVLASAITWPDLAPALADCTLTVGTTCRSGPYREAAEPLRDVAPELVKLAASNRVAIIFGAEDHGLTNEELKFCQRLITIPTAPEYRSLNLAQAVGIVAYELAMAMASPGEARQEEQTFASAVEVDAMLDRMRDALLAIGFLPDDNPEHIMFTLRAIFGRSGLSAREVDVLSGIARQMRWAGEGGHATLEAKRSAGKKLR, encoded by the coding sequence ATGGACAAATCAAGATCTTTCGACTTCGCATTCGTGTTATGCCGGCCTCAGTCGGCGGGGAATATCGGTGCAGCGGCGCGGGTGCTCAAGAACTTGGGCTTCTCCGATCTGCGGCTCGTCGCGCCGACGCCCAGGCACGGCGGACATGCGACTGCGATGGCGGTGCATGCCAAGGATGTTCTCGCCAGCGCAATCACCTGGCCGGACCTGGCGCCCGCGCTGGCGGATTGCACGCTGACCGTGGGCACGACATGCCGTTCCGGGCCGTATCGCGAGGCTGCCGAGCCTTTGCGCGACGTCGCGCCCGAGCTGGTGAAGCTGGCGGCATCGAACCGAGTCGCGATCATCTTCGGCGCCGAGGATCACGGCCTCACCAACGAGGAGCTGAAATTTTGCCAACGCCTGATCACGATTCCGACTGCGCCTGAGTATCGTTCGCTCAACCTCGCGCAGGCAGTGGGAATTGTTGCGTACGAGCTTGCGATGGCGATGGCGTCGCCAGGTGAGGCTCGGCAAGAGGAGCAGACATTCGCATCGGCGGTCGAAGTGGATGCGATGCTCGATCGGATGCGCGACGCGCTGCTCGCAATCGGTTTTCTACCCGACGACAACCCGGAGCACATCATGTTCACCTTGCGCGCGATCTTCGGCCGCAGCGGCCTGAGCGCGAGGGAGGTCGACGTGCTGAGCGGAATCGCGCGCCAGATGCGGTGGGCCGGCGAAGGTGGTCACGCCACGCTCGAAGCCAAGCGCTCTGCCGGCAAGAAATTACGCTGA
- a CDS encoding alpha/beta hydrolase yields MSEGLDLRIVSVEKGYEIAGVQQLSIHTTRGTIPMILHAAAEPQRAAICVSGAIGGLDGPAFLYPRLGLEMPRRGVSIARIDYRMPNEFGDCVLDTMAGIAVLGRLGHRQIATIGHSFGGAVAINAGTISPAVTTVIALSSQLAGAHVASELAPRPLLLIHGDADEILPPASSEAIYERAQEPKTIRIIHGASHRLTEADDEIFNLTSDWLLNRI; encoded by the coding sequence ATGAGCGAAGGACTCGATCTTCGAATCGTCAGCGTCGAGAAGGGCTACGAAATCGCCGGTGTGCAGCAGCTCTCGATTCATACCACCCGCGGCACGATTCCGATGATCCTGCATGCGGCGGCGGAGCCGCAGCGCGCGGCGATTTGCGTCTCGGGTGCGATCGGCGGCCTCGACGGCCCTGCCTTTCTCTATCCACGGCTCGGTCTCGAGATGCCGCGGCGCGGCGTCTCGATCGCGCGTATCGACTACCGCATGCCCAACGAGTTCGGCGATTGCGTGCTCGACACGATGGCCGGCATCGCAGTGCTCGGCCGCCTCGGCCATCGCCAAATCGCGACGATCGGTCATTCCTTCGGCGGCGCGGTCGCGATCAACGCTGGCACGATCAGCCCCGCCGTCACGACGGTGATCGCATTGTCGAGCCAGCTCGCAGGCGCGCACGTCGCGAGCGAGCTCGCACCACGTCCGCTGCTGTTGATCCACGGCGATGCTGACGAGATTCTGCCGCCCGCGAGCTCCGAGGCGATCTACGAACGCGCGCAGGAGCCCAAGACGATCAGGATCATCCACGGCGCGAGCCATCGCCTCACCGAAGCCGACGACGAAATCTTCAATCTGACATCGGACTGGCTCCTTAACCGCATCTGA
- a CDS encoding methyltransferase: MAPEKIAGDLPDTVMAIAQGHTASAALKAAVDLELFTHIAHGLDTAEKLAGKKGTPLRSMRILCNALVSFGMLRKSGGRYELPAAVSAMLVKGSPGYMGGMMAITGSRTLWNELARLSDVVKAGHTLIETGSAEAADNPFWEDFARGSRLMAQMTGPIIADTLAPIFGTAGPRRVLDIACGSGFYGISVLKKFPEARLTSVDWAKVLKVAELNARQAGVADRVEFRPADVFNDDLGSGYDLVMAVNIYHHFSPDKCIELSRRLHDAAAPGAHLAMVDMIPDESREKNQFALAFALTMLIWTHEGDTYTLSEYRKILESGGWHDIEFKPVSGPMPSQLIIAKQ; encoded by the coding sequence ATGGCACCGGAAAAAATCGCGGGCGATCTGCCCGATACCGTAATGGCGATTGCGCAGGGACACACCGCGAGTGCCGCGTTGAAAGCTGCGGTTGACCTGGAGCTCTTCACGCATATCGCACACGGCCTCGATACCGCCGAAAAGCTCGCCGGGAAAAAAGGCACGCCGCTGCGCTCGATGCGTATCCTGTGCAACGCGCTCGTCTCGTTCGGGATGCTGCGCAAATCCGGCGGTCGCTATGAACTGCCTGCCGCGGTCTCCGCGATGCTAGTGAAAGGCTCGCCGGGCTACATGGGCGGCATGATGGCGATCACAGGCAGCCGAACGTTGTGGAACGAGCTCGCGCGGCTGTCCGATGTCGTCAAGGCGGGACATACTTTGATCGAAACTGGCTCGGCTGAGGCGGCTGACAATCCGTTCTGGGAAGATTTCGCGCGCGGCTCGCGCCTGATGGCGCAGATGACCGGTCCGATCATCGCCGACACACTCGCACCGATCTTCGGCACGGCGGGTCCCAGGCGCGTCCTCGATATCGCGTGCGGCTCGGGATTCTACGGCATCAGTGTGCTCAAGAAATTCCCCGAGGCGCGCCTCACCTCAGTCGATTGGGCAAAGGTGCTCAAGGTCGCCGAGCTAAACGCGCGCCAGGCGGGCGTCGCTGATCGCGTGGAATTTCGCCCCGCAGACGTTTTCAACGACGACCTCGGCAGCGGCTACGATCTCGTCATGGCCGTGAACATCTACCATCACTTCAGCCCCGACAAATGCATCGAGCTGTCGCGCCGCCTTCACGATGCGGCCGCACCCGGCGCCCACCTCGCGATGGTCGACATGATCCCCGATGAATCGCGCGAGAAAAACCAGTTCGCGCTCGCGTTCGCATTGACGATGCTAATCTGGACGCACGAGGGCGATACATACACGCTGAGCGAATATAGAAAAATTCTCGAGAGCGGCGGCTGGCACGACATCGAATTCAAACCCGTCAGCGGCCCGATGCCGTCGCAGCTAATCATAGCCAAGCAGTAG
- a CDS encoding aspartate-semialdehyde dehydrogenase, which yields MASGQKIAVVGATGAVGQTVLRILEQRNFPVRELTALASKRSVGKTVTYKGEQIPVKELTTESFKGIELAFFSAGGDQSRAFAPAAVKAGTIVIDKSSAFRMNPDVPLVVPEINGAAAKNHKGIISCPNCTTIVTVMPLKPLHDAGGLKRVIATSFQAVSGAGVNGIDELRQQTLAWARGEKLKVEFFQHQIAFNVIPHIDKFTEGGYTGEEMKLTNEVRKILALPNLAISATTVRVPVFTAHSISVNAETERPVGTAGARAAFERFPGLRLYDDPAHNQYPMPIMVEGQDDCYVGRIRDDISCANALNFWVVGDQLRKGAALNGVQTAELLIQ from the coding sequence ATGGCTTCCGGACAGAAAATCGCCGTAGTCGGCGCCACCGGCGCGGTCGGGCAGACCGTGCTCAGGATTCTCGAACAGCGCAACTTCCCCGTGCGCGAATTGACCGCGCTCGCCTCCAAACGCTCCGTTGGCAAGACGGTCACGTACAAGGGCGAGCAAATCCCGGTCAAGGAACTCACGACGGAGAGCTTCAAGGGAATCGAGCTGGCGTTCTTCTCCGCGGGCGGCGATCAGTCGCGCGCGTTCGCGCCGGCGGCAGTGAAAGCCGGCACGATCGTGATCGACAAGTCGAGCGCGTTCCGGATGAACCCCGACGTTCCGCTCGTCGTGCCCGAGATCAACGGCGCCGCCGCGAAGAATCACAAGGGCATCATCTCATGCCCCAACTGCACGACGATCGTCACCGTGATGCCGCTGAAGCCGTTGCACGATGCGGGCGGACTCAAGCGCGTGATCGCCACCAGCTTCCAGGCCGTGTCGGGCGCGGGCGTCAACGGAATCGACGAGCTGCGTCAGCAGACCCTCGCATGGGCGCGCGGCGAAAAGCTCAAGGTCGAATTTTTTCAGCATCAGATCGCGTTCAACGTGATTCCGCATATCGACAAGTTCACCGAGGGCGGCTACACGGGCGAGGAAATGAAGCTCACCAACGAGGTGCGCAAGATCCTCGCCCTGCCCAACCTCGCGATCTCGGCAACCACGGTCCGCGTGCCGGTCTTCACCGCGCACTCGATCTCGGTCAATGCCGAGACCGAGCGTCCCGTCGGCACCGCGGGAGCGCGCGCGGCGTTCGAGCGCTTCCCGGGGCTGCGTCTGTACGACGATCCGGCGCACAACCAGTATCCGATGCCGATCATGGTCGAGGGACAGGACGACTGTTACGTCGGCCGAATCCGCGACGATATCAGTTGCGCCAACGCGCTGAACTTCTGGGTCGTCGGCGATCAGCTGCGCAAAGGCGCCGCACTCAACGGCGTGCAGACCGCGGAGCTGCTGATTCAGTAG
- the nudC gene encoding NAD(+) diphosphatase, which produces MIPFTGNPLNRASEKRLDTEWLTAKRRDPSSLVLPLWKLQPLIVEADDADNPTALGLLKPDIADSLASDNAICVFLGLDNRERAMFALDISSSNDPTTSGPLTGKGYFRDARMAASIVSIPHAALIAQAKAMVDWHQRHGFCPNCGAPTKLMDAGYRRLCDKCKAEHFPRTDPVVIMLATYGDECLVGRGKQFPQGMFSALAGFIEPGETIEEAVRRELMEEANIKVGEVSYYATQPWPFPSSLMIGCFAKAEKREAKADDTELAEVRWIERSAARQLIAGKRINGVMVPPPIAIAHHLIKTWALRDD; this is translated from the coding sequence ATGATTCCGTTTACCGGTAATCCGCTCAATCGCGCGAGTGAAAAGCGCCTCGACACCGAATGGCTCACCGCGAAGCGGCGCGATCCGTCGTCTCTCGTGCTGCCGCTCTGGAAGCTGCAGCCGCTGATCGTCGAGGCCGACGATGCGGACAATCCGACCGCGCTCGGCCTGCTGAAGCCTGACATCGCCGACTCGCTCGCAAGTGACAATGCGATCTGTGTGTTCCTCGGTCTCGATAATCGCGAGCGCGCGATGTTCGCGCTCGACATTTCATCGTCGAACGATCCGACAACTTCCGGACCGCTCACGGGCAAGGGATATTTTCGCGATGCGCGGATGGCCGCGTCTATTGTATCGATCCCGCATGCGGCGCTTATCGCGCAGGCCAAGGCGATGGTCGATTGGCATCAGCGCCACGGGTTCTGTCCGAACTGCGGCGCCCCCACCAAGCTGATGGACGCCGGCTATAGGCGCTTATGCGATAAGTGCAAGGCCGAGCATTTTCCGCGTACCGACCCTGTAGTGATCATGCTCGCGACGTACGGCGACGAATGCCTCGTCGGACGCGGCAAGCAATTCCCGCAGGGCATGTTCTCGGCACTCGCGGGATTTATCGAACCGGGCGAAACAATCGAAGAGGCGGTGCGTCGCGAGCTGATGGAAGAAGCTAACATCAAAGTCGGCGAGGTGAGCTACTACGCGACGCAGCCGTGGCCATTTCCGTCGTCGCTCATGATCGGATGCTTCGCCAAGGCCGAAAAGCGCGAAGCCAAGGCCGATGACACGGAGTTAGCGGAAGTGCGATGGATCGAGCGTTCCGCCGCCCGTCAGCTCATTGCCGGCAAGCGCATCAACGGCGTGATGGTCCCGCCGCCGATCGCAATTGCGCATCACCTGATAAAGACCTGGGCGCTGCGCGACGATTAG
- a CDS encoding PA2169 family four-helix-bundle protein: protein MDTCKILERLIAVDIDSEKRFRHAAGDVERANFEHFLNQQAEQRHRFVRELQAVQEGLGFKSTDSGTLAGFIDREALDLSVAMSKGDTGVLEWCRRDDEEIIGEYEKALDEKPPAELRNLIERQLHDIRAAVITESDVLRLFGGPHS from the coding sequence ATGGACACGTGCAAAATCCTTGAACGCCTCATCGCGGTGGACATAGATAGCGAGAAACGTTTTCGTCACGCGGCCGGCGATGTCGAGCGCGCCAACTTCGAGCACTTCCTTAATCAGCAGGCCGAGCAGCGCCATCGTTTCGTGCGCGAGCTCCAGGCCGTTCAGGAAGGCCTGGGTTTCAAGTCCACCGACAGCGGCACGCTCGCGGGGTTCATCGATCGCGAGGCGTTGGACCTCAGCGTCGCGATGAGCAAGGGCGACACGGGCGTCCTCGAATGGTGCCGGCGCGACGACGAGGAGATTATCGGCGAGTACGAAAAGGCGCTTGACGAGAAGCCGCCCGCGGAATTGCGCAACCTGATCGAGCGTCAGCTCCATGACATCCGCGCCGCGGTGATAACGGAATCGGATGTGCTACGTCTCTTCGGCGGTCCGCACTCCTAA
- a CDS encoding HesA/MoeB/ThiF family protein yields MTLGKILIVGAGGLGVPAAWALARDGAASITIIDPDPIELSNLPRQVIYTTSDIGRPKAEAARDFLRGRFPGTEIDARAIALDASNARDLIVAHTFVIDATDSPLAKFLINDVCLALGVPFVYAGVIGMTGQAMTIIPGATACLRCIFEEPPSEVEIATCRDAGIIGPIASAIGEIQAREALRVSRGIEPMLAGKILTYDGAAAPRVRIISLSARPGCACGAVAKGSERERKEHDELRH; encoded by the coding sequence ATGACGCTTGGGAAAATATTGATCGTTGGCGCTGGCGGGTTGGGAGTTCCGGCCGCGTGGGCGCTCGCCCGCGATGGCGCGGCGTCAATCACGATTATCGATCCCGATCCGATCGAGTTGTCGAATCTGCCGCGCCAGGTGATTTACACAACGAGTGATATCGGCCGTCCCAAAGCGGAAGCCGCGCGGGATTTTCTGCGCGGGCGATTCCCGGGGACCGAGATCGATGCGCGCGCTATCGCGCTCGACGCATCGAACGCGCGCGATCTGATCGTTGCGCACACCTTCGTGATCGATGCGACTGACAGTCCGCTCGCCAAGTTTCTGATTAACGATGTCTGCCTCGCGCTCGGCGTACCATTTGTTTATGCAGGCGTGATCGGGATGACGGGGCAGGCGATGACGATCATTCCCGGCGCGACGGCATGCCTTCGATGTATCTTCGAAGAGCCGCCGTCCGAGGTTGAGATCGCGACTTGCCGCGACGCGGGGATTATCGGACCGATCGCGAGCGCGATCGGCGAAATCCAGGCGCGCGAGGCACTTCGAGTGTCGCGCGGGATCGAACCGATGCTGGCTGGAAAAATTCTGACTTACGACGGAGCCGCGGCTCCGCGCGTTCGGATCATTTCTTTAAGTGCGCGCCCTGGATGTGCGTGCGGCGCCGTTGCCAAAGGATCAGAGCGGGAGAGAAAGGAACACGATGAGCTACGTCATTAA